One part of the Plasmodium yoelii strain 17X genome assembly, chromosome: 13 genome encodes these proteins:
- a CDS encoding ubiquitin activating enzyme, putative, with protein MSFFFKYIFLVFIYLFVQIKLNNKSNIYALNYNTNKTSQIFSIYFPEYSIKKCHFKNRENRGKRFQNLHKLCNLNVINKKVENGTNRSPHTLANQNVRRTKEENKKENGEEDDINDVGINFFENEKKYTRQIYTHGYNEEKKIRKSKILIIGLNGVSSEICKNLIICGIKEIGIYDNDILTYEDIDNLFFCDNKLINKEKKSLACLQNLKKLNNNCKIKAITNNIFDNINDLNIYDMVISINQKEQFNIQLNNICRLKKKKFIAVNTVGIFGRMFVDFGDFIFSNGVNNEKYVINKIEFKDENIIMHYLSYYENIHLSENDKINLCLSNLNKTLNIQCEIKNISKKENKITVSVCNGFNKYIQILNLIFNNNFIKILSKIFTQWNIYFLYNIRKEIEKKKVDNIKKIFNKYKINNNLSIRKIHEQVRLNYVTLGEYLNKIKKKTKNNKISLINIFYKMLNLVLNNKKENDLSDEEVCFLSYDEIVRDKKGYVGIRCNLNLNEVEKFKILCLKKKKNMNSQVINDFLSTAHIELPPFSMFWGSLVTQQILKGIMHKFKPIYQTFYFDKRSLIPFSNISKKYYGKYMHQLNFFGKKYQNFLNNLNILLVGSGALGCEFLKLLALMGISCSQKKKNINETKENTNKMKKCNESGFIRIIDYDIIEESNLSRQFLFTDNDIGKSKCQVAAENIKKINEDINCFPLKMKIDESILDTKNFYFKNSEELNKIFYDCSGKKKPMICILCLDNLKTRYICDEFCLINAFPIIEAGIEGMKGSSQIVVPFCSETYSNNYYDINMDDNENNVNSCTVTSFPRNHKHIIEFSKSVYNNYFFDNVLKINNFLYNPIYYIGELCNYDNINNLLHFFKLTKIFFNNNLDQNVENLWNNIFVNNINNLLNCKDDEIIKYFESLEKIPQPIYFNKKNKEHLLFYNSAIITFKKVLKQYLKIYPKMINTVFYYKKENHKNDKLNINVSFKTALKTIVEKNKIEIDLNKLFYFLTVIKKNTNSEIYSSIKNELYDLFNNPAFIMSLKYVQEKKKTKKNKKNKKKHEDTSIESNVTKNEEDTHFFIPLIYNLEDKNDLNLLFSITNIRNENYNFSKINILEFFKISNNIIPSIITVVSMISSLAAFELYKLVFFFKMKKDNKNIQNFHLINKNKENDIKNINQDNIKTNKKLKEGKKYFFSKLYSLLNDKIKDYKFNDNKLKDSYIYIHKNKVYVKKGNKILFYFFDINYDEFRNISKLINNQYINLENNFLTSAQLNQNYEMSYNNSYLSLLKNGKFSIWNYIYIDIFYKEKNNSNVEENQKRKPRVCGFPPHLFEDYDDILPEQARKKVEFYLKNINVHVKKILEKIKNNDDKNNNDDKNNDDDKNNNDDKNNNDDQQNNDDKKNYDDKKNYDDKNNNDDKNTNQANIQNENVFNSKNGLNYKMEKENKILNEYINILQNDIKYILNCLKENKENKSNTHLNNNIDDVINYFTYLQKKMKNIEIGINVINSFNKGKEVFENINKKYTDEIKINLKKVQNFIEKIKENLSLFFIINENQNDITLDDLITHIEFLFNVTIQTIGVKDKVIYSNSSISNIGYSRDNNLYDVIQKLFNKTIDDKQTYILNIFAIDNISKSEIVLPSVQLNMYRQ; from the coding sequence ATGAGCTTTTTCTTTAAATACATTTTTCtagtatttatttatttatttgtacaaattaaattaaataataaatcgaATATATATGCgttaaattataatacaaataaaacaaGCCAAATATTTTCCATATACTTTCCAGAATattctataaaaaaatgtcatTTTAAAAACAGGGAAAATAGAGGAAAACGTTTTCAAAATTTGCATAAATTATGCAACTTAAAtgtgataaataaaaaagtagaAAATGGAACAAACCGTTCACCACACACGTTGGCAAATCAAAATGTGAGACGGacaaaagaagaaaataaaaaggaaaatggAGAAGAGGATGATATAAATGATGTGggaataaatttttttgaaaacgaaaaaaaatacactagGCAAATATACACACATGGATATaacgaagaaaaaaaaataagaaaaagcAAAATATTGATTATTGGGTTGAATGGGGTAAGTAGtgaaatatgtaaaaatttaattatatgtgGAATAAAAGAAATTGGTATATATGATAACGATATTTTAACTTATGAAGATATAGAcaatctttttttttgtgataataaattgataaataaagaaaaaaaaagtttagCATGTTTacaaaatttgaaaaaattaaataataattgtaaaataaaagCTATTACAAATAACATATTTGATAACataaatgatttaaatatttatgacATGGTTATATCAATAAATCAAAAAGAACAATTTAATAtacaattaaataatatatgtagattaaaaaaaaaaaaatttattgcTGTTAATACAGTTGGAATATTTGGAAGAATGTTTGTAGATTTTggtgattttattttttcaaatggtgttaataatgaaaaatatgtaataaataaaattgaatttAAAGacgaaaatattattatgcattATTTATcttattatgaaaatattcatcttagtgaaaatgataaaataaatttatgtctATCGAACTTAAATAAAACATTGAATATACAatgtgaaataaaaaatatctccaaaaaagaaaataaaatcacAGTGTCAGTTTGTAAcggttttaataaatatatacaaattctTAATTTGATATTtaacaataattttataaaaatactttccaaaatatttacacaatggaatatttattttttatataatataaggaaagaaattgaaaaaaaaaaagtggataatataaaaaaaatttttaataaatataaaataaataataatctaAGTATTAGAAAAATACATGAACAAGTCAGGTTAAATTATGTTACTTTAGGAGAATatttaaacaaaattaaaaaaaaaacaaaaaataataaaataagtcttattaatatattctataaaatgttaaatttagttttaaataataaaaaggaaaacgATTTAAGTGACGAAGAAGTGTGTTTTTTATCTTATGATGAAATAGTAAGAGATAAAAAAGGATATGTTGGAATTAGGtgtaatttaaatttaaatgagGTTGAAAagtttaaaattttatgtctaaagaaaaaaaaaaatatgaacagtCAGGTGATTAATGATTTTTTATCAACAGCTCATATTGAATTACCACCATTTTCTATGTTTTGGGGATCTTTAGTAACTCAACAAATATTAAAAGgaattatgcataaattTAAACCAATATAtcaaacattttattttgataaaagaAGTTTAATTcctttttcaaatatttcaaaaaaatattatggaaaatatatgcaccagctaaatttttttggaaaaaaatatcaaaattttctgaacaatttgaatattttgCTTGTTGGGTCAGGTGCTTTAGGTTGCGAATTTTTAAAGTTGCTAGCTTTAATGGGTATTTCTTGttctcaaaaaaaaaaaaatattaatgaaacaaaagaaaatacaaataagatgaaaaaatgtaACGAATCGGGTTTTATTCGAATAATCGATTATGACATTATTGAAGAGTCAAATTTGTCtagacaatttttatttacagaTAATGATATAGGAAAATCAAAATGCCAAGTAGCTgcagaaaatataaaaaaaataaatgaagatATAAATTGTTTCCctttaaaaatgaagatagaTGAATCAATTTTGGATactaaaaatttttatttcaaaaatagcgaagaattaaataaaatattttatgactGTTCAGGCAAAAAAAAACCTATGATTTGTATCCTATGTTTggataatttaaaaacaagATATATATGTGATGAATTTTGTTTAATAAATGCATTTCCAATAATTGAAGCTGGTATAGAAGGGATGAAAGGTAGTAGTCAAATAGTTGTACCATTTTGTAGCGAAACATATTCAAATAACtattatgatataaatatggatgataatgaaaataatgttaaTTCATGTACAGTTACATCATTTCCTAGAAATCACAAACATATTATAGAATTTAGTAAAAGTGTATataacaattattttttcgataatgttttaaaaataaataattttttatataatccgATATATTATATTGGTGAGTTATgcaattatgataatataaataatttattgcacttttttaaattgaccaaaatattttttaataacaatttagatcaaaatgtggaaaatttatggaataatatttttgtaaataatattaataatttgttaAATTGTAAAGACGatgaaattattaaatattttgaaagtCTTGAAAAAATACCTCAacctatttattttaataaaaaaaataaagaacatttattgttttataatTCTGCAATTATTACCTTCAAAAAAGTGCTTAAACAAtatcttaaaatatatcccaaaatgataaatactgtcttttattataaaaaagaaaatcataaaaatgacaaattaaatattaatgtaTCATTTAAAACTGCTTTAAAAACAattgttgaaaaaaataaaattgagatagatttaaataaattgttttattttttaactgtgataaaaaaaaatacgaaTTCAGAAATTTATTcaagtataaaaaatgaactaTATGATTTGTTTAATAACCCCGCATTTATTATGTCCTTAAAATATGttcaagaaaaaaaaaaaacaaaaaaaaataaaaaaaataaaaaaaaacacgaAGATACATCAATCGAATCTAATGTTACcaaaaatgaagaagatactcatttttttataccaCTTATATATAACTTAGAAGACAAAAATGATCTTAATTTACTTTTCAGTATAACGAATATTcgaaatgaaaattataatttttctaaaattaatattttagaattttttaaaataagtAACAATATTATTCCATCTATAATTACTGTAGTTTCAATGATTTCTTCTTTGGCTGCATTTGAACTTTACaaattagtttttttttttaaaatgaaaaaagacaataaaaatattcaaaattttcacttaattaataaaaataaagaaaatgatataaaaaatataaatcaaGATAATAtcaaaacaaataaaaaattaaaagaaggaaaaaaatattttttttcgaaatTATATTCCTTactaaatgataaaataaaagattacAAATTTAATGACAACAAATTGAAAGattcatatatttacattcaCAAAAACAAAGTATATGTAAAAAAGggtaataaaattttattttatttttttgatattaattATGACGAATTCagaaatatatcaaaattaataaataaccaatatataaatttggaaaataattttttaacgTCAGCTCAACTTAATCAAAATTATGAAATGTCTTATAACAATTCatatttatctttattaaaaaatgggaaaTTTTCAATAtggaattatatttatattgacatattttataaagaaaaaaataattctaatGTAGAAGAAAATCAAAAAAGGAAACCCCGTGTGTGTGGTTTCCCTCCTCACCTTTTTGAAGACTATGATGATATTTTACCTGAACAGGCAAGGAAAAAAGtggaattttatttaaaaaatattaacgtacatgtgaaaaaaattttagagaagataaaaaataatgatgataaaaataataatgatgataaaaataatgatgatgataaaaataataatgatgataaaaataataatgatgatcaacaaaataatgatgataaaaaaaattatgatgataaaaaaaattatgatgataaaaataataatgatgataaaaatactAATCAAGCTAACATACAAAACGAAAACGTATTTAATAGTAAAAAtggtttaaattataaaatggaaaaggaaaataaaattttgaatgaatatataaatatattacagaatgatataaaatatattttaaattgtttaaaaGAGAACAAAGAAAACAAATCCAATacacatttaaataataatatagatgatgttataaattattttacatatttacaaaaaaaaatgaaaaatatcgAAATTGGAATTAATGTAATAAATAGTTTTAATAAAGGAAAAGAAGTTTTtgagaatataaataaaaaatatactgatgaaataaaaataaatttaaaaaaagttcaaaattttatagaaaaaataaaagaaaatttatcattattttttattattaacgAAAATCAAAATGATATTACTTTAGATGATCTTATAACACatattgaatttttatttaatgtaACTATACAAACAATTGGAGTAAAAGATAAAGTTATTTATTCTAACTCGAGCATATCAAATATAGGATATTCTCGtgacaataatttatatgatgttatacaaaaattatttaataaaactaTAGATGATAaacaaacatatattttaaacatttttGCAATTGATAATATAAGTAAAAGTGAGATTGTTCTTCCAAGTGTGCAACTAAATATGTATAGACAATAA
- a CDS encoding transmembrane protein Tmp21 precursor: MAKISKLLTFFIAFIFQASIINSLQIYLSLKPNLPKCIKERISKDTLVVGKFKTHEKESVVSIFIYDIDVNEKKINSLDKLPIFEAIDEHDIKTAFTTFYSGSYSFCAYNKSNKVVDIYFEIKHGVEARDYTKIAKADHLNEATIFLKQILNSMKTFQSNLKRIKISEEKEKKSSEKLNDTLMWFSILTIIIIIIAALTQDFYYKRFFTSKKII; this comes from the coding sequence atggcGAAAATTAGCAAATtacttacattttttatagcATTCATATTTCAAGCATCAATAATTAATAGTTtgcaaatatatttatcctTAAAACCTAATTTACCAAAATGTATAAAAGAAAGAATAAGTAAAGATACTCTTGTAGTTGGAAAATTCAAAACTCATGAAAAAGAATCAGTAGTTtcgatatttatatatgatattgatgtaaatgaaaaaaaaataaattcttTAGACAAACTTCCTATTTTTGAAGCTATTGATGAACATGATATAAAAACAGCTTTTACAACATTTTATTCTGGTTCTTATTCATTTTGTGCATATAATAAATCTAATAAAGTTgttgatatttattttgaaataaaacATGGAGTTGAAGCACGagattatacaaaaatagcAAAAGCAGATCATTTAAATGAAGcaactatttttttaaaacaaattttaaattcTATGAAAACTTTCCAATCTAATTTAAAAAGAATTAAGATAtcagaagaaaaagaaaaaaaatctagcgaaaaattaaatgatacATTAATGTGGTTTTCAATAttaactattattattattatcattgcAGCTTTGACACaagatttttattataaaagatTTTTCacatcaaaaaaaattatataa